The following coding sequences lie in one Enterococcus sp. 9E7_DIV0242 genomic window:
- a CDS encoding glycosyltransferase, giving the protein MAHTLVVVLVLYKKKIAECPSYNALSQIVAKRKNVYLLIYDNSPKKQADALFDRERVSYLHNSANPGLAQAYNKGLSLFNQVSAQLLLLLDQDTEVDSSYFEQITSLSDVDNVGAFVPIVYSGSRKISPVFSDSYVSGELSFPSVGRTEQRLMAINSGTSLTKAGVTAVGQFNEAFPLDFLDHWIFWKLNQEHQSIEVLDLKLEHDLSVLDYSQISLARYESIISAERLFYQKYDKGKLADHTKHLMKRTVKQFVTVKNRKIWRRTWKEYRLLVREGK; this is encoded by the coding sequence ATGGCGCATACTCTAGTGGTCGTTTTGGTTCTCTACAAAAAGAAGATAGCGGAATGTCCAAGCTATAATGCTTTAAGTCAAATAGTGGCGAAAAGAAAAAATGTCTATTTATTGATTTACGATAACAGTCCGAAAAAACAAGCAGACGCTCTTTTTGATAGAGAGCGGGTTAGCTATCTCCACAATTCGGCGAATCCTGGTTTAGCTCAAGCCTATAACAAGGGACTGTCCTTATTTAATCAAGTTTCAGCTCAGCTATTGCTCTTGTTGGATCAAGATACAGAGGTAGATAGTTCTTATTTCGAACAGATTACCTCGCTTTCGGATGTAGACAATGTAGGGGCATTTGTTCCTATTGTCTATTCAGGAAGTCGAAAAATTTCTCCGGTATTTAGTGATAGTTACGTCAGCGGTGAGCTATCCTTTCCTTCAGTTGGAAGAACAGAGCAACGATTGATGGCCATAAATTCGGGCACTAGTTTGACCAAAGCTGGGGTGACAGCAGTTGGTCAATTTAATGAGGCTTTTCCATTAGATTTCTTAGACCATTGGATTTTTTGGAAGCTAAACCAAGAGCATCAGTCAATCGAAGTGCTTGATCTAAAACTGGAGCATGATTTGTCTGTTCTGGATTATAGTCAAATCAGCTTAGCTCGCTATGAATCGATCATTTCAGCGGAACGATTGTTTTATCAAAAGTATGATAAGGGTAAGCTGGCTGATCATACTAAGCATTTAATGAAGCGGACTGTCAAGCAGTTTGTTACGGTGAAAAACAGAAAAATTTGGCGACGAACCTGGAAAGAATACCGTTTGTTAGTGAGGGAAGGAAAATGA
- a CDS encoding glycosyltransferase family 2 protein, with protein sequence MNEKTAISIVTYNSRHIFRVLDNLKKELADSSEYEIHIFDNHSDDDYISKLKTYVPFINLHQHSENRGFGYGHNVIFRQLTTKYGIVFNPDVLVTKEALDAMINRIRANDELAMVCPKVLNEDGTIQYLVRQKLDVFDYMLRFIPFNFVRKLFDKRLAYYECRDLSDEETTYIRMGSGCFMLLDTKKFNDIGGFDERFFMYFEDNDLCLRFEQAGQKILYTPFEPVIHIYEKAAHKSVPLFNIFMKSMYRFFNKWGWRFF encoded by the coding sequence ATGAATGAGAAAACTGCAATTTCTATTGTGACATATAATAGCAGACATATATTCAGAGTACTGGATAATCTAAAAAAAGAATTAGCTGATTCTTCAGAATATGAGATACATATTTTTGATAATCATTCTGATGATGACTATATATCAAAGTTAAAAACATATGTGCCGTTTATTAACTTACATCAGCATAGTGAAAACCGAGGGTTTGGCTATGGGCACAATGTCATATTTCGTCAGTTGACAACAAAGTACGGTATCGTGTTCAATCCGGATGTGCTTGTGACGAAAGAAGCATTGGATGCTATGATAAACAGAATTAGGGCGAATGATGAATTGGCAATGGTTTGCCCAAAGGTATTGAATGAGGATGGGACGATCCAATATCTCGTGAGACAAAAGTTGGATGTTTTTGATTATATGTTGCGGTTTATTCCATTTAATTTTGTCAGAAAACTGTTTGACAAACGCTTGGCCTATTATGAGTGCAGAGATTTATCAGATGAAGAGACTACGTATATCAGGATGGGATCAGGCTGTTTCATGTTGCTTGATACAAAAAAATTCAATGATATCGGTGGCTTTGATGAGCGATTTTTCATGTATTTTGAAGACAATGATTTATGTTTGCGTTTTGAGCAGGCAGGCCAAAAGATTCTCTATACCCCTTTTGAGCCAGTGATTCATATTTATGAAAAAGCTGCGCATAAAAGTGTTCCTTTGTTTAATATATTTATGAAATCAATGTATAGATTTTTTAACAAATGGGGTTGGAGGTTCTTCTAA
- a CDS encoding glycosyltransferase family 4 protein: MSMFIYEVMLRLLLTFMISLILTPLVKLLAFRIGAYDAPGERRINKKIMPTAGGLAIYFSFSFSCLILFQSVIPLEYIGPILLAAGIVVATGLIDDIWELSPSKKTIGIILASLVIYFVAEIRIDFVTLPFFNQIDLRWFSLPLTVIWIVAITNAINLIDGLDGLASGVSIISLTTIGIIGYFFLHANTIYVSIVIFILVASIVGFFPYNFYPAKIFLGDTGALFLGFMIAVMSLQGLKNATFISVLTPLMILGVPITDTVYAIIRRLLNKRPISSADKMHLHHRLLSLGFSHKGAVMTIYGLALVFSFVALLFSYASQLASILLIVFSLIGLELFIELIGLVGENHQPLMYILRVFGNKEFRQQQLEKHAGKHSKKKKH; encoded by the coding sequence ATGTCTATGTTTATTTACGAGGTCATGCTGCGTCTTTTACTGACATTCATGATTTCTTTAATTCTGACTCCTCTTGTTAAGCTGTTGGCTTTTCGAATTGGAGCTTATGATGCACCTGGGGAACGGAGAATCAACAAGAAAATCATGCCGACCGCAGGAGGCCTGGCTATTTATTTCTCATTCAGTTTTTCTTGCTTGATTCTTTTTCAATCAGTCATTCCGCTAGAATATATTGGTCCGATTCTTTTAGCAGCTGGAATTGTTGTGGCAACAGGGTTGATCGATGATATTTGGGAGCTATCTCCTTCTAAGAAAACAATAGGGATTATTCTGGCATCATTAGTTATTTATTTTGTTGCTGAAATTCGCATTGATTTTGTCACATTACCATTTTTCAATCAGATTGATTTACGGTGGTTTAGTTTACCATTGACGGTTATATGGATTGTTGCAATTACAAATGCAATCAATTTGATTGACGGTTTAGATGGATTGGCCTCAGGGGTCTCAATCATCAGCTTAACAACCATCGGGATTATAGGGTATTTCTTTTTACATGCTAATACGATTTATGTGTCAATTGTAATTTTTATTTTAGTAGCGAGTATTGTGGGTTTCTTTCCATATAACTTTTATCCTGCTAAGATTTTTCTTGGAGACACAGGGGCGTTGTTCTTAGGCTTTATGATTGCAGTCATGTCATTGCAGGGATTGAAAAATGCAACGTTCATTTCTGTGCTTACACCGCTGATGATTTTAGGTGTTCCTATCACAGATACGGTGTATGCAATTATCCGACGACTGCTGAATAAACGACCTATCTCTTCTGCAGATAAGATGCACTTACATCATCGCCTGCTTTCTCTTGGCTTCAGTCATAAGGGCGCAGTAATGACAATCTATGGTTTGGCATTAGTGTTTTCTTTTGTTGCACTACTATTTAGCTATGCCAGTCAGTTGGCTTCAATTTTATTAATTGTATTTAGCCTGATTGGGCTTGAGCTGTTTATTGAGTTGATTGGTTTGGTAGGCGAAAATCATCAACCGCTCATGTATATTTTACGCGTGTTTGGAAACAAAGAATTCCGTCAACAGCAATTGGAAAAACATGCTGGGAAGCATTCAAAGAAAAAGAAGCATTGA